GTTCTCGGTGGCGGTGATCAGCGCCTGGATAAGCCTGAGGGCACGTCCTTGGACCGGCTTGGCCAGGCCCAGCGGCTGAGGTTGGTTCTGCATGGCCCGTACCACGCTGTGTGGCCGCGTGAGCCGCGAGGGGACAGGGACGGGGTTAAGGGCCGCGAGGCGCCAGGCGGGGATGTCGACGAGCTTGATCTCGTACCCGCCGCGGCACCAGCCCCCGTACAGTTCCTTCGTCTCCGGGATCCTTCCGGATCTGCGCGCTGCGGCAACGCGCGAGGGCCACTTCTCCAACTCCGGACCGCTGCCGGTCTTCACGATCCGGCCGCCCGCCTCCGCAAGCTCTTGCAGCAGTTGCTCCGTGAGCGTCACACGAGGCTGTGGGGGAGGGCTTGGCTTTCGCCCGGCGGCCGGAGTTTCCCGGGCTCGGCTGGGCAGCGGTTGCGGAGTGGGGACCTGGGTCTTCGGCGGGCATGACCCGCGGGGAGGGTAAGTGCCGTGCGTCAGGTAGTACTGGCCAGCGGTCGTCAGGGCGACGCTCCACTGGCCGCCTTTCCGGGAGACCGTGACCAGACCTCGGTTCTGCAGCGCCTGGGACGTGGTCTTGTAGGAGCTGCTCTCCCAGACGCCAGCAGGGCACCCGGCCCCCACCCATTGCAGCACTGAGAGTTGTTGCTCATTGACCTGTCGCTCCAAATGATCCACCTGCGACTCGAGGAAAACGTATGACGGAAGAATTCAGATCTGACAGCCAATGTTTGGTACCTGTGGCAGATGCGCCCGCAGGGGCATGTGGCGCCTTGTTCTGCCTGCGTCAGCACTACCGGCGCCATGTCGCTCGTTCACCCCGAGGCCCGGCATCTGGGCGGGCCCGCAACTGCCGGTGCTCCAGCGCATCGAGCTGCCTCGCTCTGCTGCCCATCCTGCGGATGGTCACCTTCGGCGAGGGGGCGTCGTGCATGAGCTGGCTGCCGAGGCTGCCTTCGCAGCCCAGAGCAACAACACCGGCTGAAACCGACACCCAAGCGGGGTGCCCCGTTGGCTGATCAACTGGAGGGGAGCCCGAGTTTGTCGAAGAACGCCCGGTTGCGTTCGGTAGCGGCGTTGACGAGGCGGTCGAAGCTCACCACTTCGATGTATGCCTTGAGCGGTTCGTTGAAACCGAAGTAGCCCATGCCGTCGTGGGTGGGCCGCAGAGTCGCGTACTCGCATCTGTCCACCATCGTCTTCGTCAGATCGGCGAGGACGTAACAGAAGGCAGGTGCTTCACGCGTAGGGGGGATCGGCCGCCCGAGCGCAGTCTTCACTCCGCCGGCGCGCACACGCTTGACGTAGTCCAGGCACTGCTGGATGGGGTCCTTGTCCTCCGAGGCGTCATTGCGCATCGGCCGCTTGACTTCGACCACGACGATGGACGGCAGCGGCAGCGATTGCCCCTCCGAGGCCAGGACCGGCGAGCCGACGAGCCGGGTCGCGAGGAGGTCGGGCTCCCTCGTAGAATCGGAACCCGTGATTGGCATGCTTTTGAGGGTCTTGTCCGAGGCGAGGTAGTCGTGAAACGCGAGCCGCTCGTCGATGATCCACAGGTTCGAGGCGTCGGTGCCGACCTCATTGGAGTCGGTCCGCATCGGCATGAGCAGCGAGTGGATCGCATCCTCTCTGCTGTACCTGCCTTGGTCGTCCACCTCGACCAGCCGCTGGAGCACGTCGAGGATCGCCCGTCGACGTGAGACGTAGGCGGCCAGGTCGGACTGGTTGATGTCGGTCACCGTATTCAGGTACCGGGCCAACCGGTCGTCGTACCCCTCCGGTGGGGCGGAATTTGCTTGGCCCAGGACCGCGTGGCCCTCGGCGAGTGCGGACGCTTCGAGCTTCTGGAGGTTGCTGTGAAGCAGCAGTTCCAGTTCCTGGTCCTTGATGGACGGGTCCACGGTTAGGCCGAGCGGCTCCAGCCGCGAAAGTACGGGCCGGTACCGCGGGGCACGGTTGCTGACGAACTCGTGGACCCGGGCCTTGCCCTCCTCGCGCGCTGCGCTGAGCGGTCCGGCGAGGATCCGCTCGACTTCCTTCAGCGCGCTCTCCCTGATGTCGTCCATCGACACGTCCTCGATAAGAGGGGTGTCCGGTGCTTGTTCGCTGATGTCGAAGGCCGTACGGTCGGCGCGCACGTGGCTGTCCAGGAAGTCTGAGGACAAATAGCAGACGTACGTGAACGGGGAGGACTCCGAGTCCTTGAGCCTCCCATAGAGCCCGGGCACCTTGCTGGTGAGGTTCTCCTCCAGCACCACACGGTTCGCAGCGCACCAGTACAGCCGTGGCGCGTGATTCCGCGGCGAGGACTTCAGGCGGAGGCTTACCATGTCGAACCTCTCGCCCTTGACGTCTATCGAAGTCCTTTGCAGGTCGGAATAGACGAAGTCGTTCATGAGGCTGTTGAGCGAGACCGCCCCGTCGTCGTCGGACACCATGATGTGGGGCGCGCCGCCGGGGCGTAGGAAGTACCAGATGCAGTGCTCGAATACCTCACGGGCGATGGCTTCTACAGACTTCAGCCCGCTCTGTTGGTAGGGCTTCTTGAACCCATCGAGGCTCACGGCCGCGCCGACCTCGGCGGGCAGTTCCGCCTCCGGGTCCAGCTCGACCTCTCCGTGGACGGAGAAGCGGAACTGCCGCCCGTCGATGCGTCCGGCTTCGTCCTCGTAGGCGCTGCGAATCGTGACCCTGTCGAATGCCTTCAGCCAGAGCAGGCGCCCCACGCCGCGGCAGCCCATGTCGGCCTTGTGGTCGCTGTCCAAGGTCTCGAACGATGTCATGTTCTCTGGAGTGAAGCCCACCCCGTTGTCCTCGACGGTGAAGCCCACGATGGGTTTCAGGGCCGTACGCCCCGGGCCGACGTGGCTGAAGTCGAGTGCTTCCTGTGGGCTGCGGTGGATCCTGATCCTCAGACGACCGGACTCGGTATCGTCACCGAACCGCGCGTCGATTGCCTGGATCGCGTTGACGACGGCCTCTAGGAGCGGCAGCAGGGCATGACTTTTCGGCAGGCTCGTGTTCCGGACTCTGCCGGCCAGTGACGTGGTCAGCGCCATGGTCTTCCTCCTCGCTCCGGGGCCGCCCACCCTATCCGCGGGTATGGCCCAAAGCGTGCTGGACGACCAAGACTCCCAGGAATTGGTCTTCCTGCGATGCCCGCTTTCGGATCGGCAATCTGCAGGCTCGGCAGTCCGAGCGAGCCTGACCGACCCCAACACAGCTCGGGATCTTGTCCGATTCGGTGACAGAGCGGGAGACAGGAACTCCCCGAAGGCTATTCCCGCGATGGAGCGCACCCTCGCCTGCGGCTCAGCGCTCGGCCTTGGCCGGAGGAGGCGGGTGGGGAAGACGCAGTTGGAAGCATGCGCCGGTGTCGGAGGGGACGAAGACAAGGATGCCTTGGCGGTGGGCGAGTTCGCGTGTGATGGGCAGGCCCAGGCCGGTGCCCCCGCGGTCGCGGGAGCGGGCGTCGACGAGCCGGACGAAGAGTTCGAAACGCGTTCGGCGTTCTCGGCGGGTACGCCCGACCCGGCACCGTGGACGGACAGGATGACGTGCTGGTCCTGGTTCCGGACGGTGACCTGGACGCAGCTTGTGGCATGGCGCGTGGCGTTGTCGACGAGGTTGC
This sequence is a window from Streptomyces sp. NBC_00691. Protein-coding genes within it:
- a CDS encoding ATP-binding protein, giving the protein MALTTSLAGRVRNTSLPKSHALLPLLEAVVNAIQAIDARFGDDTESGRLRIRIHRSPQEALDFSHVGPGRTALKPIVGFTVEDNGVGFTPENMTSFETLDSDHKADMGCRGVGRLLWLKAFDRVTIRSAYEDEAGRIDGRQFRFSVHGEVELDPEAELPAEVGAAVSLDGFKKPYQQSGLKSVEAIAREVFEHCIWYFLRPGGAPHIMVSDDDGAVSLNSLMNDFVYSDLQRTSIDVKGERFDMVSLRLKSSPRNHAPRLYWCAANRVVLEENLTSKVPGLYGRLKDSESSPFTYVCYLSSDFLDSHVRADRTAFDISEQAPDTPLIEDVSMDDIRESALKEVERILAGPLSAAREEGKARVHEFVSNRAPRYRPVLSRLEPLGLTVDPSIKDQELELLLHSNLQKLEASALAEGHAVLGQANSAPPEGYDDRLARYLNTVTDINQSDLAAYVSRRRAILDVLQRLVEVDDQGRYSREDAIHSLLMPMRTDSNEVGTDASNLWIIDERLAFHDYLASDKTLKSMPITGSDSTREPDLLATRLVGSPVLASEGQSLPLPSIVVVEVKRPMRNDASEDKDPIQQCLDYVKRVRAGGVKTALGRPIPPTREAPAFCYVLADLTKTMVDRCEYATLRPTHDGMGYFGFNEPLKAYIEVVSFDRLVNAATERNRAFFDKLGLPSS
- a CDS encoding ATP-binding protein; translated protein: MSLPTARRRSPRTPPDPPTCTAQPRRQRHAPCHKLRPGHRPEPGPARHPVRPRCRVGRTRRERRTRFELFVRLVDARSRDRGGTGLGLPITRELAHRQGILVFVPSDTGACFQLRLPHPPPPAKAER